The sequence TGTTAAATTCTTGGAGAGAATATTGGACAAGGTGAATGCCATCACTGTTAGTAGTCGCTTTCTACAATATCGTTATGGGGGCACATATTTACCCAGTGTAAGAGATACAGACGTCTTTAATCCTAGCAATTATGACAGTGAAAAATTGAGACAGGAAAATGGCCTATCCAATTATAAATTATTGATGTTCACAGGCACAGCCAAGCCGACTCAGGGAATTGAAGACATCTTAACTGCCTTAGATATTTTAAACAATCCGCAATTAAAATTGGTATTGGTGGGGGGTAATTGTTACCATGAATCCTACTATCAACAGTTGTGGGAAAGATGGGGTAGATGGTTGGTGACAATAAAACCCCAGGCTTTTGACGAAATGGCAAGGGTGATTTCCCTCAGCCATATTATAGTCTTCACTCCCCATGATCTTATCACTAACCAGGCGAA comes from Geminocystis sp. M7585_C2015_104 and encodes:
- a CDS encoding group 1 glycosyl transferase — encoded protein: MSGDRIAIIIPDLSGYGTTRAYIIGEGLKRLGFRVKLYGFLFGREIYPIPPYGLPVTYFYGKPLPSLIKTMWDLTGEIDGDVIYVIKPQMTSFGVGYLKAWRERKPIILDLDDWEMAEWGGDEWRFSFQGDLRKPGHPIYVKFLERILDKVNAITVSSRFLQYRYGGTYLPSVRDTDVFNPSNYDSEKLRQENGLSNYKLLMFTGTAKPTQGIEDILTALDILNNPQLKLVLVGGNCYHESYYQQLWERWGRWLVTIKPQAFDEMARVISLSHIIVFTPHDLITNQA